Sequence from the Microcoleus sp. FACHB-831 genome:
GGGTTAACAAGGGCGCCCATTACCGCGCAGGTGTTGATAGTTGTACAAGGCGTAGGTGTTAAACATAGCTCCTACTAGGCTACAGGTGAAGCCAATAACTAGGCTTCCTTGTAGGGGACACCCACTACCGAAGACTGCGAGGAACTGCATAATCTGCGTTGCGGCAATTTGCGCGATCGCTTCTATGACGGGAATGTAAGTTAGTAGCGACAGGCTTGCCAACAAAGCGGCTATTAACACCATAGGGGCTGAAAAGCTCAGCAGGCTTGTCAGCAGTAGGGAACGGAGAAAGGTAGGAAAGAAAATCATGAGCAGGGCTGCACTAGAGAGAGGACTAAGAAAGGTCTGTGACAACAATCCTTGACAACTTCTACAATAGGCGCGATCGCTCCTCGTGGGTAAATATGTCAGAAATCTTAAAACAACATTAAGAATCTTGGTTAAAGTCCGTAACTATATCTCAGATTATTTTGCCCTTTTTAGAGCAGGGATTACTCAGATTTTACTGTTACCGTCCACATATAGCGCTTTTTTATTATATGCCTGCTATATATAGCGTTTAAAAATTTAAACTAGCCAACGCTAGGAAAGTTTACAGTTTCGAGGAAAATTCATTTTACTCAACTTTGTTACTGAATGGATATTAAGAGTAGTTACAACAATGTTGCAATAAAGGCAATACACGGGTATATGACGCTGCTCGAAGCAAAGCAGTAACAAACCGTTGGGCGCGATGATACTGCAACAGCACTCATCGAGTTCCTTGGGGATATTGCAGCGAACTAGCCATGCATTCAGCAAATGATATTTACGGAACAGGTTTTGCTGCCATCAAAATAGATAACGATGAGTTATGGATAAAAAGGCAATGTCTGAAACAACAGTTCGAGTTGTGGCTCGTGTTGTGGCACTTCCCGACAAAGTAGAACAAGTAAAATCCATTTTGCTCCACATAATTGAGCCGACGCGCCAAGAGCAAGGTTGTATCAGCTACGAACTTTTGCAGAATCAACAAGAGCCGAGGGATTTTACATTTGTTGAGGAGTGGGAGAATGATGCGTTATTACAGGTGCATCTTGCGTCAGCGCATATCCATGAGGCTGGTAAAAAACTCAACGGTTTAGTAGTAGGTGAACCAGACATTCGCATTTATCGGTTAATAAAATAAGCTGCGTTAAAAATACTTTTTTTCCGGATGACTTAGTACAAACTCTGTATCGGCTGGTAGCACCTTGAACAAAGACAGCCAAACCAACCTCACACGCCGATTTGACGCATAGCCATGTTGGGTGTGGGCTTTGGTGGGGTGGGCTAACCACATCTGTAAGGGAGAGCTGCCAAGGGTATGGACACGATATTTCAACTGCTGTTGAGCGAACTACAGCAGTCTACTCGTGTGAAAAAGCAGAACTGCCGGGACGTAGCAGAGCGTTTAGCTACAGAAGTTATGGAAATCTGCACTGGAAGCGATCGCATAATCGCTTCCGGTGAGATGGAAACTTGGGCAACTTTGCTAGCTCAGCATCGTTTACAGCAATGTTTGCGCTATTACAAATTGGGTTCTTGCCAAGGTCGGGTGCAATTAAATAACACTTTAGGCGGGCTTGTTTCTGTTTATTTCACTATCTGGCTAAGGCACTTGAGCGAACAAGCTCAACTAACAAGGCTCGAAGATTTTTTGCAGGGATTTTATATGGAGGCGTTAAACACCTTCCGGCAAGAAGCGCATTTGAGCAAAACCTATCATCCCCAAACTTTATTAGAACTAGCAGAATACATGAGCTTTACAGAGCGCTACGCCAAGCGCCGCATTCCTTTATTCAACGAACTTTTAGGGAATATATCACCCCAAGATATATCATCGCTTGAGACTCCAATGCCTGATTTTTGGATATTTAATCATCCAGAATTTGCCGAATATCATCAGCGCAGGCAAATATTGATCGTCCTGCGGGCGCAAACTTTTTTGCGAGAAGAAACTTAGCTCATAACATCTTAGATAAGTGAATTATTGTACCCAAGTGCCATAAGAATTTAGCGTAGTTAACAGGCATTTTTCAGTCGGAAACAAACTAAGAGGAAAATGGCATTGCTTGGGTAACTGGCACACTTTTGGCAAAAATGACTTTAGTGCCGATTGTGGAAATTTTGATGGCATTGTTGGAGCGATCGCTCTAAGTCTATAGCACCCGCCGTAAAGTTTGGGTTTTTGGGTTGACGATATTGGGTGCGTTCTCGAATGAGTCGTTAGCAGCTGTAGAGTTTAGGTAAGCTGGTTGAGGTACAGGTGCAGTAGCGAGTTGCCGCGCTTTATCTTTAATTGACTTGAGTACCAGACGCACAACCCAGGAAGAGAGGTGGGGATTTTCGTCTATTTCGACAATGAGAGCATCTAAATCGTTAATAACGGCTATCATTGGTAGGTTTATATCTTTTTGCATGACTTTGCGGCTCTCTGTAGACACATTTGTTCTTGTTCTATATTTTTAAAATAAAAAATTCTCATAAGCCTCGTGCCAGATGATGTGTCACTATATCAGGCGACAGGAAAATTAAGTCATCTATGCTTGTTGTCCTCTAAGGGGTAATATCGTTGCTAATGCTTTGGGGATAAGGATTTGAGCCGCTGGTGATAAGGTAGCGATCGCTATCGGAGAATTGATCGCAGTGGACAATTACGCAACCGTCACCCCAAGGAAAAAGGATACGCGATCGCTTCCCCCGCCGCCTTAGTTGACCAACTTACTTAGTTTTACCCAACAAAGTCCTTACCCATCTGCAACAGCAGGACTCCCTATAAACTTATGGTTGGTTAGAATTCAAAAATCCCCAATTAGTAGTGCAAAAGTCGGTTATCCTTTAGCCAGGTTTGGAGTCAGCATTACATAGTGAGCGAATTTAGTTCCAATTCCAGCTTAGGGTTATGGAGTCAGCGATTGCTGGCAGCGATGTTTTTGGGCGGGCAGGTACTCGTTCACATATTTTTGAAGCGCAAAATTCACCGCCGCAACACCCTTGACCAAATGGCATCAGTTGGCCCAGAATCGCTGAGCATTGCCCTAATAACTGCCGCTTTTGTGGGCATGGTCTTCACCATTCAAGTGGCGCGAGAGTTTCTTAACTTGGGTGCAGGTAATGCAGTAGGGGGCGTTCTGGCACTTTCATTAACCCGAGAACTCGCACCAGTCCTCACCGCCGTAGTTTTAGCTGGGCGAGTTGGTTCGGCGTTTGCTGCTGAAATCGGCACCATGCAGGTTACAGAGCAAATCGACGCCCTATATATACTCAGAACCGACCCAATTGATTACCTGGTCATTCCCCGCGTCATTGCTTGCTGCTTGATGCTGCCGATTTTAACAATTTTGTCGATTATTACAGGCATGCTGGGAGGGCTGTTGGTTTCTACAGCTTTATACAGTATTTCTCAAAACGTATTTCTCGATTCTGCCCGTAACTTCTTAGATGTCTGGGATTTATGTACCGCGGCGATTAAGGGTTTTTGCTTTGGGGCGTTGATTGCTGTAATTGGTTGTAGCTGGGGGTTAACAACAACAGGAGGAGCCAAGGGAGTTGGTCAATCAACCACTACTGCGGTCGTCACGTCTCTACTAGCGATCTTTATTGTCAACTTTTTCTTGACTTGGGCAATGTTTAACGGAACTGGCAGCGCTGTTCTCAAAGGTCTCTAATATGAGTTGTTAGTAGTTGAGCAAGTGTAGGGGTTGGTATGTGTAGAACCTTTACAATAAAAGAGTGAGAATAGTTTACCAAAAGGAATTGAAGGATCGTGGCTACTGCGGCGTCATCTTCTGCATCCCAAGGAACAATTGAGTTAAAACCCAGCTACACGCTGCCTTTAGCGTTGGCGATCGCAGCCATCCCGTTGCTGCTGGTGCAACCCTGGTTAAGTTTCGCGATCGGTGCTTTCGGTTTATTCCTCTTGTTCCAAGCGGCAACCATCCGCCTGCAATTCACAGAAACAGCATTGGATATCTACCGCTCTCAATCCTTAATTCGGCGCTTTCCTTACCAGGAATGGCAAAACTGGCGGATTTTTTGGCCTGTTGTGCCTATTCTGTTCTATTTTAAAGAAATCAACAGCATCCACTTCCTGCCAATTCTGTTCGACCCAAAAACTCTACAAACCTGCTTAGAGCAACGCTGTCCCAAGATATAGTGCAGAGTTGTAGAGAGGCAATAAATTGCGTCTTGAGTGTTGAGTGCTGAGTGGTTAGCTGTTAGTTGTTAGTTGTTAGTTATTAAATGAATTCAGACGAACACCAAAACCAAGATCGGCAGCCAGAGCAAGAGCCACCTGTTGAGGCATCCCAAAATTTAGAGGAGCCACTTGCTGCCATTGAACCAGCGGCAGAGCTAAATATCAACCAAACAACCGACATAGAAACTACTGATGCCACCGTTGAACCGACTGCAATAGAACCAGCAGCCGAGGAAGATGAGAATGCGGTAGCTGAGTTAGAGCAAGTAGTGGCTGAAATACAGCATCAAGAGCAGGCATCACAACAGGAAGCCGAATTAGAGCAGCGCGTGGCAGAACTACAGCGCCAAGAGCAAGCGTTGAGGCAAGAAATCGCCACACTCCAAGCTGCCCAAGCTAAAATGCTGCAAGAGCAGTTGACTCAAACCCAAGCGGCTATGGGACGTTTGGTGCAAGAAGCTTTGAGCGATATGGAGCAACGCAAGCAAGCGCTCCAAATTGCTGTAGAACAACTGGAACGGCGCCGGGAACGCATCCGCGATGAAATGAAGCGGACTTTTGCCGGAACTTCCCAAGAGCTGGCGATTCGAGTCCAGGGTTTTAAAGATTATCTAGTCGGTAGCTTGCAAGATTTGGCCGCTTCAGCCGAACAGTTGGATCTGGTAAAAGTGCCCGAACCCCAACAAAAGCCTGTAGTGGAGGAAGCTCCGCCACCGACTAAGCAGCAGATTCAGCCTAAATTCGCAGAACAGGGGTTTCAATCGACGGCGAAGCAAATTCGCGGTTTACTGGACCAATATCGTTCGCGTCCTGATTATTACGGCCCCCCTTGGCAACTCCGACGCACGTTTGAACCAGTCCACGCGGAGCGAGTCTCTAACTGGTTTTTCACCCAAGGGGGTCGCGGAGCGTTGCGAACGATGGGCAGCCGCTTGCAAAATATCTTGATCAGTTCTGCTGTTATCTCGGTTTTATCGACGCTGTATGGCGATCGCGTCCGCGCTCTCATCCTCGCTAATTCCCCAGAACGCCTGGGCGAATGGCGGCGCGGTTTGCAAGATTGTCTGGGTATTTCCCGCAGCGAGTTTGGCCCAGATCGCGGTGTTGTCTTGTTCGAGTCGGCGGAAGCTCTGGTGTTAAAAGCAGACCGACTGGTAACCGAAGGCGATTTGCCGCTAATTATCATTGACGAGACAGAAGACAAAATCAGCCTGTCCTTGCTGCAATTTCCTATGTGGTTAGCTTTTGCCCCCGATCC
This genomic interval carries:
- a CDS encoding DUF3119 family protein — translated: MATAASSSASQGTIELKPSYTLPLALAIAAIPLLLVQPWLSFAIGAFGLFLLFQAATIRLQFTETALDIYRSQSLIRRFPYQEWQNWRIFWPVVPILFYFKEINSIHFLPILFDPKTLQTCLEQRCPKI
- a CDS encoding DUF3086 domain-containing protein — protein: MNSDEHQNQDRQPEQEPPVEASQNLEEPLAAIEPAAELNINQTTDIETTDATVEPTAIEPAAEEDENAVAELEQVVAEIQHQEQASQQEAELEQRVAELQRQEQALRQEIATLQAAQAKMLQEQLTQTQAAMGRLVQEALSDMEQRKQALQIAVEQLERRRERIRDEMKRTFAGTSQELAIRVQGFKDYLVGSLQDLAASAEQLDLVKVPEPQQKPVVEEAPPPTKQQIQPKFAEQGFQSTAKQIRGLLDQYRSRPDYYGPPWQLRRTFEPVHAERVSNWFFTQGGRGALRTMGSRLQNILISSAVISVLSTLYGDRVRALILANSPERLGEWRRGLQDCLGISRSEFGPDRGVVLFESAEALVLKADRLVTEGDLPLIIIDETEDKISLSLLQFPMWLAFAPDPQQMAAAERFNSSNW
- a CDS encoding putative quinol monooxygenase, producing MDKKAMSETTVRVVARVVALPDKVEQVKSILLHIIEPTRQEQGCISYELLQNQQEPRDFTFVEEWENDALLQVHLASAHIHEAGKKLNGLVVGEPDIRIYRLIK
- a CDS encoding MlaE family lipid ABC transporter permease subunit, whose translation is MSEFSSNSSLGLWSQRLLAAMFLGGQVLVHIFLKRKIHRRNTLDQMASVGPESLSIALITAAFVGMVFTIQVAREFLNLGAGNAVGGVLALSLTRELAPVLTAVVLAGRVGSAFAAEIGTMQVTEQIDALYILRTDPIDYLVIPRVIACCLMLPILTILSIITGMLGGLLVSTALYSISQNVFLDSARNFLDVWDLCTAAIKGFCFGALIAVIGCSWGLTTTGGAKGVGQSTTTAVVTSLLAIFIVNFFLTWAMFNGTGSAVLKGL